A single genomic interval of Candidatus Eisenbacteria bacterium harbors:
- a CDS encoding TraR/DksA C4-type zinc finger protein, with protein sequence MLTKKDLKHFEERLLEERKKLSGQLGYLEKTMAQTQRDAGGDLSAYSFHMADMGTDAMEREKAFLFASAEGRLLYNVDEALRRLYRGEYGMCQTCGKEIGKPRLDAIPHANLCVTCQEKQEKETNAARG encoded by the coding sequence TTGCTCACCAAGAAGGATTTGAAGCACTTCGAGGAGCGGCTCCTGGAGGAGCGGAAGAAGCTGTCGGGCCAGCTCGGATACCTCGAGAAGACGATGGCGCAGACCCAGCGGGACGCGGGCGGAGACCTCTCGGCGTACTCGTTCCACATGGCCGACATGGGCACCGACGCGATGGAGCGCGAGAAGGCGTTCCTCTTCGCTTCGGCCGAGGGGAGACTCCTGTACAACGTGGACGAGGCGCTCCGGCGTCTCTACCGCGGCGAGTACGGCATGTGCCAGACCTGCGGCAAGGAGATCGGGAAACCGAGGCTCGACGCGATCCCCCACGCGAACCTCTGCGTCACGTGCCAGGAGAAGCAGGAGAAGGAAACGAACGCGGCGCGAGGATGA